A segment of the Candidatus Izimaplasma bacterium HR1 genome:
GCACATTCAAGAAATGATGTTAAAACATGTTCACAGTGTAATGGTAAAGGAACAGTAGTTGTTGAACAACAATCACTATTCGGACGTACTAGAACACAAACAGCATGTCCAAGATGTCGAGGTAAAGGTAAAGAAATAACCAAAAAATGTGTTACATGTAACGGTGAAGGTATTGAAACTCATAACAAGGAAGTTGAAGTGAAAGTACCTGCTGGTATCGATACAGGACAACAAATTCGTTTAGAGGGTTACGGAAACAAAGGATACAACGGTGGACCTTCAGGAGATTTGTATATTCTATTCAATGTAAAAGCGCATGAATTATATGAACGACATGGTGATGATATTGTAGTAGAAGCACCGTTGACATTTACTCAAGCAGCTTTAGGTGACACAATAAAAATCCCAACACCTCACGGTGACGTCAAACTTAAAATACCTGCAGGAACCCAAAATGGAACAACCTTCCGTTTACGTTCAAAAGGGATTCCTAACGTTAGATCAAAACGACAAGGTGATCAACATGTTGTAATTAATATTGTTACACCTAAGAAACTTACTAGACAACAAGCAAAACTATTTGATCAATTAGCTAAAACTGATTTATCAGGAGATTCAATATTTGATAAGTTTAAGAAATTCTTAAGAAAATAAGTTTCAGTTTACTGAAACTTTTTTTGTTTATGTTATAATAAATCAAGGTGATCATAATGCAAGAATACTTCATTGAAAAGCTAAATCACAAAACAACTACCACATCAATAATAAATGGTAG
Coding sequences within it:
- the dnaJ gene encoding Chaperone protein DnaJ yields the protein MSDKRDYYDVLGIEKAADDASIKKAYRTLAKKFHPDVSTEDNAESKFKEVQEAYEVLSDSQKRSQYDRFGHQANNGAGFSQGGFGGGFDFDINDIFSSFFGGGQAQRTNQRRKGQDMQRRMNISFEEAVFGAKKKVKVTVHEECHTCHGTGAHSRNDVKTCSQCNGKGTVVVEQQSLFGRTRTQTACPRCRGKGKEITKKCVTCNGEGIETHNKEVEVKVPAGIDTGQQIRLEGYGNKGYNGGPSGDLYILFNVKAHELYERHGDDIVVEAPLTFTQAALGDTIKIPTPHGDVKLKIPAGTQNGTTFRLRSKGIPNVRSKRQGDQHVVINIVTPKKLTRQQAKLFDQLAKTDLSGDSIFDKFKKFLRK